From Pyramidobacter piscolens W5455:
CGTGGCAGGTGCGTCCGCCTTCGTCGGTGACGACCGCGCAGGCTTTTTTCATGGCGGGGACCATGTCGGGATTGGTCATGCCCGTCACCAGCACGTCGCCGTCTTTGACGCGCGCGATTTCCTGAAGCGAGTCGATGCGCACCACGCGCCCGTGGGCGATGCCCGGGGATGCGGCCAAACCGCGAACGAGCACCGTTAAAGTTTTCTGATCCATGATCGTGTTCTCCTTTTTGGCGGGCTCCGCTTTCAGGGTCGTGATCGGACGAGCCTGAAGGATGTAGAGTTTCTTCGTGTCCCTGTCCTGTCCCCATTCAATGTCCATGGGGACGCCGTAATGCGCCTCGATGGCCTTGCCGGCCTCGGCCAGATGGCGGATTTCTTCGACGCTCATACAACGGGCGCCGACTGCCGCCGGGCCCAGATAATCGGCGACGTCGACGGTCACCGTGCCACCTGTTTTTTCTTTGTCGACGATCATGATCTTTTTGTCCGCGATGCTGACGTCAAGTTCGGTAAGCGTCTCTTTGTCGAGAATGAACTCGTCGGGAGAAACCGAACCCGACACGACCGCTTCGCCAAGTCCCCAGCTGGCGTTGATCATAATCTGAGCGCGCTCGCTCGTAACGGGATTGGCGGTAAACATCACGCCGGACTTTTCGCTGGCCACCATTTTCTGCACGACGGCGCACAGCGAAACGCTGAAGTGATCGTAATCCTGCTTCTGGCGGTAATAGGTGGCGCGGGCCGTCCAGAGCGAAGCCCAGCACTGCCTCACGTGATCCACGACCGACGGCGCTCCGATCACATGCAGGTAAGTGTCCTGCTGTCCGGCGAACGAGGCGTCGGGCAGGTCCTCCGCGGTGGCGGAGCTTCTGACGGCGACGTCGGGCTCTTTCAGCCCCACCTTCTCCGCCAGTTTTTCGTAGGCTTCGACGATCTGCTTTTCGATGTAAGCGGGAATCGGCGCTTTCTGGATCAGGGTCCGAATCGTTTCCGTCTTCTGCTGAAGCGCTGCCGTGTCTTCAAAATCCAGCCCTTTGAGAAGATCTGAAATCTGCGTATTCAGGCCGTTCTCTTTGATAAAACGCGCATAAGTTTCGGCAATGACGCAGAATCCGGGAGGAACGGGAGCGCCGGTCGAGGTCAGCTCGCCCAGGTTGGCTCCTTTGCCGCCCACAACAGGAATATCATCTTTGCGTATCTCCTCAAACCACTTAATCGCATTGTAGTTTTCCATCGGCGCAGCCTCCAAAAAATATATTTAAGATGTTTATCGCTTGAAACCGGGCGCATTCCGCTCGGTCAAAGCCAATCAATCCAGCAGAGCGGGGCAGCCTTGCTCGCGAAGATAGTCCAGAACGACCTGAGCCGTCTCCTCCAGAGCGCGGCCCGTCACGTCGATCGCTTTGATCTGCAGGCGCTCCATAATGTGACGCGCGTAATCGAGCTCGGTTTTGACGCGTCCTTCTTGGGCGTAAAAAGCTTTATCGGGATCGAGGCCGATGATTTGCAGCCGCTCCCGGCGAATCTTGCGCAGGGCATCGGGTTGGATGACCAGACCGACGATGCGGCCGTGCGGCAGAGTGAAAAGCTCATCCGGCGGCGCCAGTTCAGGGACGAGCGGGACATTGGCGGTACGGATGCCTTTGTTGGCCAGGTACATCGACAGAGGGGTCTTGCAGGTTCGCGAAACGCCCACGATGACCAATTCAGCTTCCGGAAGGAGGTTGGGATTGGCGCCGTCGTCGCAAGTGCTCGAAAACTCGAGAGCCTTGACGCGGCGAAAATAGGCCTCGTCGAGTTTGTGCTGCGACCCCGGCGTCCCTTTGGGCGGAATCCCCAGCCGCGCCGAGATCGTATCCAGCGTCGGGCCGATCAGGTCGATGACCTTCAGGCCCATTTCCCCTGCATAACGCATCAGGGCCTCGCGCACCGACTGCGCCACCAGAGTGCAGACGATGATCGCCTTGTTTTCCTTCGCCTGCCAGCAGATGTTGATCAGCTTGTCGATCGTGTCGACCGTCCGAAAACGGTGCAGCGCCACGACGTGCCGCGCCTCGTCGAACTGGCGCAATGCGGCGCGCGTCACGCTTTCGGCCGTTTCTCCCGTAAAATCGGAAACGATGAAGATCTCCAGTTTCACGCCGTTTTGTTCGGCTTCAGAAGAGAAAAGTTCGTAGCTGTCCGTACTCATCGGTCTTCCCTCGGCTTTCTAATGTGGAACCGCTCTCCAGCGTCCGCCCCCTGAAGTATAAATAAGCGACTGAACCTGAAGTTCGGAAATCAAACGCATCAATTCTACCGCAGAAATGCCGGTCCGCTTCGAGATCTGATCCAGCGTCAGGTCTCCCTGGTCGGAAAGACAGTCCAGAACCCGCCGTTCATCGTCGCCGAGTTCCAGCGGAGCGAACAGATCGAGTTGCCCGAAATGGCTGACGTGATCGATGAAATCCGCCACGTTGACCAGCGGCGAAGCGCCATCGAGGATCAGGCGATTGCTGCCCTCGCAGATCCGTTCGTCGATCCGCCCCGGCACCGCCCACACGTCGCGCCCCATTTCCATGGCCAGGCGCGCCGTGATCATCGCGCCGCCTTTGAGCGGCGATTCCACAACGATCAACGCTTTCGACAATCCGGCGATAATGCGGTTGCGCCGGGGAAAACGCCACGTTCGTCCGCAAGTGCCCAAAGGATACTCGCTGAGCAGCGCGCCGCGGCGCAGGATATTGTCGAAAAGCTCGTCGTGTTCGGGCGGCCAAACGACATCCACGCCCGTGCCCAAAACGGCCACGGTGACCCCGTCGTTTTCCAGCGCGCCGCCATGTGCCGCGCCGTCGATGCCGCGCGCGCCGCCGCTGACGACGACCATCCCCGCGCGCGACAGCGCGTTGCCGATCAGAGCGGCGACTTTGAACCCGTAAGGCGTGCACCGGCGCGTCCCCACGATTGAATATGCCGATTCGAAATCCGGCACATTCCCTTTCGCATAAAGTATCAACGGCGGTTCGGCGATGCCGCGCAAGCGAGACGGGTATCTTTCATTACTGTACCATGAAATTAAAAAAATACCAGCGTTTTCCGCGCGCTCGATTTCCTTTCCGTGCCAGTTTTCCCGGGCCAATTTTTCCAATCTATCGGCGCAGCGTTGAGAGACGATTCCGTCGCGGCGCAACTTTTCGACGATTTTCTCCGGTCCGTCGGACAGATCCACGTGTTGGAGCACGTTCGCCGAAAGTCCTTCGCACCCGTTCAGCCAAACGCACAATTCCAGTCCGTTCATTCCAGCACTCCCGAATCTCTGTAGGCCAGCGCTTCGGCAACCGCACGGTCATCCACGTTCCGCTCGCCCGCAAGATCGGCGATAGTACGGGCGACGCGCAGGACGCGGCTCAGGCCGCGGCCGGAAAGCCGCAGGCGTTCGGCCATCGCGGTCAGGTATTTCCGAGCCTCGGCGCTGAAACCTATTTCACGCCGCAGCATCTTCTCGGGCAACTCGGCGTTGCACTCCGCGCCGACGCGCTCTTTGCGTTCCCATTGCCGTTTCCGGGCTTTCACGACTCGGGCGCGGATTTCCGCGCTGCTTTCCCTGGCAGCGCCGCCCAATTCCAGCAGTTCCTGAGGCGTCAAGCGCGGCACCGAGACGTAGAGATCCACGCGGTCCAGCATCGGGCCGGAAAACTTTCTCTTATAACGTTCCAGTTCCTGGCTGCTGCAGCGGCACTGCTCGACCGGATCTCCACGCCAGCCGCAAGCGCACGGGTTGGCGGCCAGCACGAGCAAGACCCGGCTGGGGTACGTGACGCTGCCCGCCGCCCGGTTGACCGTGATGAAACCGTCCTCCAGCGGCTGACGCAGCGCCTCGATCAGATCCCGGCGAAACTCCGTGAATTCGTCGAGGAACAGCACGCCGCGATGCGCGAGACTGACTTCGCCGGGGCGGATGTCGCTGCCGCCTCCGCAAATGGACACGGTGCTCGCCGTGTGGTGAACCTGTCGGAAAGGACGGCGCCGGTCGACGGGCACTGGCAAACCGACGGAGCTCCGTATCAGCAGCGTTTCGAGAAACTCGTCGTCGGACAGCGGCGGCAAAATGCCCTGCAAGGCGCGCGCCATCAGCGTCTTGCCGCTGCCCGGAGAACCGACAAGCAAAATGTTGTGATGGCCTGCGGCCGCAATTTCGAGCGCTCTTCTCGCCGTCAGCTGTCCCTTCACGTCCGCAAAATCCGGCTCGACGGCGTTCAATCCCGAAGGCGGCATGTTTTTGACGACGCGGTTCAACTCTTTCTCGCGGCGCAAGTAGAGCAAAAGATCTTTCAGCGTCGGCACGCTGTACGCTTCGACGCCGTCGACCAGAGCCACTTCCGCGGCGTTGCCCTCGGGGCAAAAAAGCGGCAACTCAAGCGAACGCGCCAGCATCGCCGCCGGGACCGCTCCTCTGACGGAGCGCACGCGTCCGTCCAGTGCCAGCTCGCCCATATAGACTGCGGCGCCGGGCGGGGAACAATATTTCTTCTCGCAGGCCAAGGCCACGGCGATCGGCAGATCGAGCAGACTGCCCTCCTTGGGCAGATCAGCCGGTGCGAGGTTGACGGCGATGCGGCCGTAAATGGATATATCCAGCTCGCGCAGCGCCGCGCGCACGCGTTCGCGCGATTCGCGCACCGCCGCATCGGGCAGTCCCACGACCGAAAAGGAGAACATTCCCGAGGTGATCTCCGCTTCCACTTCCACCGGCAGCGCTTCGATGCCGCGCAGCGTGATGCCCTGTATTTCAGCAGCCACGGTCCTCCGCCCCTTCCATTTCCAGATATCTGAGCCACCGCAAATGCCACCGTTCATGGCCGACGTCGACGCTGACCAGGTCCAGTCGCCATTCGCCGCGCCACTGACGCCGCAGCGTATAGAGTTCGGCGCCGCGGAGCAAGCGTCTCCATTTGAGCGGACCGATCGTATCCTGCGCCGACATGACGGGATTTTTGCGCCGACAGCGAACTTCCACAAAGACGAGCGTTTTCCCTTCGAGAGCGACCAGATCCAGCTCGGAAAATCGCTCTCTCACGTTGCGCTCCAAAATCTTCAGTCCTTGCGCCTGCAAGAAGCCGGCGGCCAGTTCCTCGGCCCACCGGCCGATGGCTGCCCGCTCCTTCGCCAGAAAAAAAGCCCGCTCGGCCTGCGTCAGGACACCGTTTTCGGTATCTTTCGCAGGCCGCGCGGGCTTCAGCAGCTGACCGATCCCCTCTTTAAAATACAACGTGAGTTGTTTCATAACAGCGCCTCTCGTAAAGAAATCCGGATTCAAAGGAAGGTTACTCCCATGAAAAACTTCTTCTATGAATCGGCGTTGGCCCCAGTTCGGCAATCGCGCGGCGATGCGCCTCGGTCCCGTAACCTTTGTGCCGGGCAAAGTCATAATCGGGATAGATACCGTCGTAGACCGTCATCACGCGGTCGCG
This genomic window contains:
- a CDS encoding YifB family Mg chelatase-like AAA ATPase, with amino-acid sequence MAAEIQGITLRGIEALPVEVEAEITSGMFSFSVVGLPDAAVRESRERVRAALRELDISIYGRIAVNLAPADLPKEGSLLDLPIAVALACEKKYCSPPGAAVYMGELALDGRVRSVRGAVPAAMLARSLELPLFCPEGNAAEVALVDGVEAYSVPTLKDLLLYLRREKELNRVVKNMPPSGLNAVEPDFADVKGQLTARRALEIAAAGHHNILLVGSPGSGKTLMARALQGILPPLSDDEFLETLLIRSSVGLPVPVDRRRPFRQVHHTASTVSICGGGSDIRPGEVSLAHRGVLFLDEFTEFRRDLIEALRQPLEDGFITVNRAAGSVTYPSRVLLVLAANPCACGWRGDPVEQCRCSSQELERYKRKFSGPMLDRVDLYVSVPRLTPQELLELGGAARESSAEIRARVVKARKRQWERKERVGAECNAELPEKMLRREIGFSAEARKYLTAMAERLRLSGRGLSRVLRVARTIADLAGERNVDDRAVAEALAYRDSGVLE
- a CDS encoding pyruvate, water dikinase regulatory protein, producing MSTDSYELFSSEAEQNGVKLEIFIVSDFTGETAESVTRAALRQFDEARHVVALHRFRTVDTIDKLINICWQAKENKAIIVCTLVAQSVREALMRYAGEMGLKVIDLIGPTLDTISARLGIPPKGTPGSQHKLDEAYFRRVKALEFSSTCDDGANPNLLPEAELVIVGVSRTCKTPLSMYLANKGIRTANVPLVPELAPPDELFTLPHGRIVGLVIQPDALRKIRRERLQIIGLDPDKAFYAQEGRVKTELDYARHIMERLQIKAIDVTGRALEETAQVVLDYLREQGCPALLD
- the dprA gene encoding DNA-processing protein DprA, with amino-acid sequence MNGLELCVWLNGCEGLSANVLQHVDLSDGPEKIVEKLRRDGIVSQRCADRLEKLARENWHGKEIERAENAGIFLISWYSNERYPSRLRGIAEPPLILYAKGNVPDFESAYSIVGTRRCTPYGFKVAALIGNALSRAGMVVVSGGARGIDGAAHGGALENDGVTVAVLGTGVDVVWPPEHDELFDNILRRGALLSEYPLGTCGRTWRFPRRNRIIAGLSKALIVVESPLKGGAMITARLAMEMGRDVWAVPGRIDERICEGSNRLILDGASPLVNVADFIDHVSHFGQLDLFAPLELGDDERRVLDCLSDQGDLTLDQISKRTGISAVELMRLISELQVQSLIYTSGGGRWRAVPH
- the ppsA gene encoding phosphoenolpyruvate synthase produces the protein MENYNAIKWFEEIRKDDIPVVGGKGANLGELTSTGAPVPPGFCVIAETYARFIKENGLNTQISDLLKGLDFEDTAALQQKTETIRTLIQKAPIPAYIEKQIVEAYEKLAEKVGLKEPDVAVRSSATAEDLPDASFAGQQDTYLHVIGAPSVVDHVRQCWASLWTARATYYRQKQDYDHFSVSLCAVVQKMVASEKSGVMFTANPVTSERAQIMINASWGLGEAVVSGSVSPDEFILDKETLTELDVSIADKKIMIVDKEKTGGTVTVDVADYLGPAAVGARCMSVEEIRHLAEAGKAIEAHYGVPMDIEWGQDRDTKKLYILQARPITTLKAEPAKKENTIMDQKTLTVLVRGLAASPGIAHGRVVRIDSLQEIARVKDGDVLVTGMTNPDMVPAMKKACAVVTDEGGRTCHAAIVSRELGIPCIVGSKNGTEVLAEGMEITVDATRGVVYRGNVNLSSDQDIHSPVAEGAAAKQSAAVAAEAAPITGTKIYMNLGDASIIGKYSRLPFDGIGLMRTEFIFSHIGVHPMYLLRTGRGEVLINDMSQAITTVAQAIYPRPLVVRMSDFRTNEFRGLEGGEVEPEENNPMIGWRGVSRYISPAYEEGFRLECKAIKKVRDEFGLINVWVMLPFVRTTWEVARVKEIMASEGLVQNKSFKIWIMAEVPAVVFQAEEFAGLVDGFSIGSNDLTQLVMGVDRDSGILNNMGYFDERDPSVKNAIKTLIHAAHKQGITCSICGQGPSLYPDFAEFLVHEGIDSMSVNPDTVAYTRRLVAGVEQRMILGGMRKLMGQEL
- a CDS encoding YraN family protein, whose product is MKQLTLYFKEGIGQLLKPARPAKDTENGVLTQAERAFFLAKERAAIGRWAEELAAGFLQAQGLKILERNVRERFSELDLVALEGKTLVFVEVRCRRKNPVMSAQDTIGPLKWRRLLRGAELYTLRRQWRGEWRLDLVSVDVGHERWHLRWLRYLEMEGAEDRGC